From Synergistaceae bacterium:
CCCTCTTTGAGGGGGACGAACGGCTCTTTCTTTCGTGTCAGGTCATTATAAAGCGTTAAACCCATCTCCACGCACCTCCAATGCTTTCTGACGGGTATTATATAATAATGCTATGAGGAGCGCATGTTTATCTCTCCCTGTATTAGGAGGAGCCATGGCTGGAGAGCATGTTAAAAATCTATTGAAAAATCTCCCGGACAGGCCGGGGGTCTACTTGATGCGCGATTCGGAGGGCATGGTGCTCTACGTGGGCAAGGCAAAGTCGCTGAAAAGAAGGGTCGCCTCCTACTTCAGGCACGAGTCCTTCGCATCGCCGCGCCTGAGGAAGTTGGTTGCCTCGATCGACGACATCTCCGTGATAAGGACCGAGACCGAGGTGGAGGCTCTAATCCTGGAGGCCAAGCTGATCCGAAAGTATTCGCCCTTCTTCAACGTGAACCTGAAGATGAACGACAGGTACCCCTACATAAAGATAACGTCGGAGACCTTCCCGCGCATCGTGATCACCCGCAAGAAGATCGAGGGGGACGGGCTGTACTTCGGGCCATACGTGAGCGTCGGCGACGTCCGGTCGCTGCTGAGGCTGATTGAGAGGTACTTCCCCTTGAGGATCTGCGCCCGGGAGATCGACCGGAACGGGGGGGGAAAGAAGGTCCGCCCCTGCCTGCATCACGCGCTGGGCAGGTGCATGGGCGTCTGCGCCGGACTGGCCACGGCGTCGGAGTACCGTGAAAGAGTGGATGACGTGATCCTGCTTCTGCAGGGGCAGTCCGCCGAGGTGGTCGAGAGGTTGAGAAAAAGGATGGACAGGGCCGCGAGCTCGTTGAACTTCGAAGAGGCGGCGAGGCTCCGCGACACCATCCGCGCGATATGGCGAGTGTCCAGGCAGAGGGTGTCGCAGCCCCTGCGGGAGGAGTTCGACGGCGACATGTGGATTCGCCTGAACCGCCTGCAGGAGCTGCTGAATCTTCCCGTGCTACCGTGGAGGATCGACGGGTTCGACATCTCGCACATGTCGGGAAGGGAGACGTACGGCGTGGTGGTCGTCTTCGAGCAGGGGATCCCGAACCGCTCGCTGTACCGTCGATTCAGGATAAGGACCGTTGAAGGCGTCGACGATTTTCGCTCGATCGAAGAGACGGTCGAGCGGCGCTATAAAAAAGTCCTGGAGGGCAAGGAGCCCCTGCCTCAGCTGATCCTGATAGACGGAGGCCCTGTTCAGCTTGATTTCGCCAGAAGAGCTCTCTCAAGGCTGGGGCTTGATAATACCCCCTCCATATCCCTGGCAAAAGAGGAGGAACTGATATACCATAGCATTGGAGAAGATGACCCCTTGCGGCTGGACAGGGGAGATGAAGTTCTTCGCCTGCTTCAGAGCGTACGCGACGAGGCGCACAGGTTCGCCGTCGAAAGCCACCGTTCGGCAAGAGGTGCTAGGCTGCGCAGAAGCGCGCTGGAGGACGTGCCGGGGATCGGGAAGCATCGTGCCGCACAGCTTCTGGGTCACTTCGGCAGCGCAAGGGCTATCGCCGGGATGACGGTGGAGGAGCTGTCAACCGCCCCCGGAATAGGCAGGGCCACCGCGACGCGGGTGTTGAACTATCTGAAGGAGGAGTACCGGGAATGAAGTTTATGGAGGGCGGGCTTTCGGCGGAGGGGATGCGCTTCTGCATCGTCGTCTCGCGGAGGGAGGTATTCTTTGGCGAGCAGCTGCTCGCCGGGGCCAAGGACTCGCTTCTACGGCACGGAGTCTCTCACCGCGGAATCGACGTGCTCAAAACGCCAAGTCCCTGGGAGATACCCCTCGCGGCTAAGGAGGCTGCACTGTCGGGAAGGTACGACGCGATAATCGCCCTCGGCATCGAGACGGCGGGGGACCACGAGAACAGGGCGGTCTACGAGAGTTTGGCGTCGATCTGCCTTGCCCAGAGAGTGCCGATCTCGTTGGGAATTCTTCCGTCCCGATTGGAGCTACCGATCTCGGAGGCCTGCAACAGAGGATCCGAAGCGGCCACCGCCGCGATCGAGATGGCAAATTTGCTGAAACAGATGAGAAATATAAAGGAGGCCGTTGCTGATGCTTGATATAAGATGGATAAGATCGAACGTGGACGAGGTTAAGACATTTCTTGCCAACAGGCGAAACGACTTCGAAGTAGAGCCTCTTTTAGCCTTGGACGACGAGAGGCGCGCGCTTCTGACCGAGACCGAGGAGCTGAAGGCCCGCAGAAACGAAGGGGCGAAAAAGGTCGGAGCAGCGAAGAGCAGAGGCGAGGACGCGACCGAGCTCATGGAGGAGATGCGGGTCCTGGGGGAGCAAGTCCGGGAGGCGGACGCCAAGATGGCCGAGATAGACGAAAAGCTGAACTTCATGCTCCTGTGCATCCCCAACAGGCCTCACGAGTCGGTCCCGGTCGGAGAGGACGAGAACGACAACCTGGAGGTCAGGAGATGGGGAGAGCCGAAGCGCTTCCCATTCGAGCCGAAAGCCCACTGGGATATAGGAGAGGGCACCGGGATTCTGGACTTCGAGAGGGGCGCCGCGCTGGCCCAGAGCAGGTTCACCGTGCTGAAGGGCATGGGCGCGCGCCTGGAGAGGGCGTTGATCAACTTCATGCTCGACCTGCAGACGAAGGAGCATGGCTATCTCGAGGTTCAGCCCCCCTTCCTGGTGAACAGCAAGACGATGCAGGGGACGGGCAACCTCCCCAAGTTCGCGGACGACCTCTACAAGTGCGAGAACGACGACCTGTGGTTGATACCCACGGCGGAGGTGCCCCTGACAAATCTCTTCGCCGGGGAGATCATAG
This genomic window contains:
- a CDS encoding excinuclease ABC subunit UvrC encodes the protein MAGEHVKNLLKNLPDRPGVYLMRDSEGMVLYVGKAKSLKRRVASYFRHESFASPRLRKLVASIDDISVIRTETEVEALILEAKLIRKYSPFFNVNLKMNDRYPYIKITSETFPRIVITRKKIEGDGLYFGPYVSVGDVRSLLRLIERYFPLRICAREIDRNGGGKKVRPCLHHALGRCMGVCAGLATASEYRERVDDVILLLQGQSAEVVERLRKRMDRAASSLNFEEAARLRDTIRAIWRVSRQRVSQPLREEFDGDMWIRLNRLQELLNLPVLPWRIDGFDISHMSGRETYGVVVVFEQGIPNRSLYRRFRIRTVEGVDDFRSIEETVERRYKKVLEGKEPLPQLILIDGGPVQLDFARRALSRLGLDNTPSISLAKEEELIYHSIGEDDPLRLDRGDEVLRLLQSVRDEAHRFAVESHRSARGARLRRSALEDVPGIGKHRAAQLLGHFGSARAIAGMTVEELSTAPGIGRATATRVLNYLKEEYRE
- a CDS encoding 6,7-dimethyl-8-ribityllumazine synthase, encoding MKFMEGGLSAEGMRFCIVVSRREVFFGEQLLAGAKDSLLRHGVSHRGIDVLKTPSPWEIPLAAKEAALSGRYDAIIALGIETAGDHENRAVYESLASICLAQRVPISLGILPSRLELPISEACNRGSEAATAAIEMANLLKQMRNIKEAVADA
- the serS gene encoding serine--tRNA ligase, whose product is MLDIRWIRSNVDEVKTFLANRRNDFEVEPLLALDDERRALLTETEELKARRNEGAKKVGAAKSRGEDATELMEEMRVLGEQVREADAKMAEIDEKLNFMLLCIPNRPHESVPVGEDENDNLEVRRWGEPKRFPFEPKAHWDIGEGTGILDFERGAALAQSRFTVLKGMGARLERALINFMLDLQTKEHGYLEVQPPFLVNSKTMQGTGNLPKFADDLYKCENDDLWLIPTAEVPLTNLFAGEIIDEDQLPYYCTAYTPCFRREAGSHGRDVRGMLRQHQFDKVELVKLTTPEKSYEEHEKLTDNAEEVLRRLEIPFRTVCLCTGDMGFGASKTYDIEVWLPSQDKYREISSCSNCEDFQARRMNTRYRPKEGGRPRLVHTLNGSGIAVGRTLIAVLENYQREDGSVEIPKALVPYMGGIKEIPAKPV